One stretch of Chryseobacterium fluminis DNA includes these proteins:
- a CDS encoding DUF4249 domain-containing protein, which translates to MKNILFILISLFTFTACEKEIDLDLEDKSGNIVIEGNITDQAGPYFVKISKSVAFTEANQYPAVENATVVLSDDSGQTETLQYIGNGMYQTTGFTGESGRTYTLKIDAEGKQYTAQSTMPQAVSFDNLEQDSFMIGGETSYTLLPVFTDPTTLGNRYLFIFTVNNHAKKYFQEFSDNVNNGMPNQRPLLLPNDDEDDNIKVAAGDTIHVEMQCIDEPVYTFYSALLQISDGGGPGGGVTPSNPPSNISNGALGYFSAHTVRKKSMVIQ; encoded by the coding sequence ATGAAGAATATACTGTTTATACTAATATCGCTGTTTACTTTTACAGCCTGCGAAAAAGAAATTGATCTGGATCTGGAAGATAAGAGCGGGAATATCGTTATCGAGGGCAATATCACGGATCAGGCCGGACCTTATTTCGTTAAAATAAGTAAATCTGTCGCCTTTACGGAAGCGAACCAATATCCTGCCGTTGAAAATGCCACTGTTGTCTTAAGTGATGATTCCGGGCAAACGGAGACCTTACAATATATCGGCAACGGAATGTATCAGACGACAGGTTTCACCGGTGAATCCGGCAGAACCTATACTTTAAAAATTGATGCTGAAGGAAAGCAATATACGGCCCAGAGTACAATGCCTCAGGCTGTTTCATTTGATAATCTGGAGCAGGATTCTTTTATGATCGGCGGTGAGACGAGCTACACGCTTCTGCCTGTTTTTACGGATCCTACCACGCTGGGAAACCGTTATCTGTTCATTTTTACGGTGAATAACCATGCTAAGAAATATTTCCAGGAATTCTCGGACAACGTAAATAACGGGATGCCAAACCAGAGACCACTGTTGCTTCCTAATGATGATGAAGATGATAACATCAAGGTAGCTGCCGGTGATACCATTCATGTGGAAATGCAATGTATTGATGAGCCTGTGTATACCTTCTATTCTGCGCTGCTTCAGATTTCTGACGGTGGCGGTCCGGGTGGCGGAGTCACTCCTTCCAATCCCCCCAGCAACATCAGCAATGGCGCCCTGGGATATTTTTCGGCGCATACGGTACGGAAAAAAAGTATGGTGATCCAGTAA
- a CDS encoding TonB-dependent receptor: MQTLSFKIATSAAAICFSTIVFAQQKYSISGTVKDNKNGELLIGVTVKVAEDPTISVLSNEYGFYSLSLPQGNYTVIVSNPGYKDFQQSVTVDTNTKLDLQPDPAERQDEEEQKIGTIDEVVISGIRKDKNLTSAQMGTETLSIKNIEKLPVLFGEKDIMKTIQLLPGIKSNGEGSSGFSVRGGATDQNLILLDEAPVYNASHLLGFFSTFNSDALKDASIIKGNSPAQYGGRLSSVMDVKMKDGNNKGYNVNGGIGLISSRLSVEGPIQKEKSSFIVSGRRTYADLFLKSTEDFKDSKLYFYDLNLKANYQINDNNRLYLSGYFGRDVLGLGDTFSTDWGNTTATLRWNSIINSKLFSNTSFIYSNYNYKVSLQSNDNTFGLNSQIEDWNLKQDFTWFAGNKHSVRFGLQSIYHTITPSSASGTSVSSFPRNPRKSWENALYINDDFKASEKLTVNYGLRLSSFSILGGDTYNTYENGILTDSEVLEKGDFGKTYVNLEPRITANYRINGISSIKGGYSRNTQNLHLLSNSSSGNPTDQWIGSSYSVKPEIADQVSLGYSRNFKNNNYEFNAEIYYKALQNQIDFKNGAQISFDTAADVESELLFGKGRAYGLELIAKKKSGKLTGWISYTLSKTERKINGINDNDWYNARMDKTHDLSVVATYELNKKWSLSGLFVYSTGNAVTFPTGKYELNGQTVFQYSSRNADRMPAYHRMDLSATYEPDHHKRFKGSWSFGIYNIYGRENAYIINFEDNPDKPGTTRAMQTSLFRWVPNITYNFKF; the protein is encoded by the coding sequence ATGCAGACATTATCCTTTAAAATTGCCACTTCCGCAGCAGCAATTTGTTTCAGCACCATCGTATTTGCGCAACAAAAGTACTCGATTAGCGGCACCGTAAAAGATAACAAAAATGGAGAATTACTGATCGGAGTTACGGTAAAAGTAGCAGAAGATCCCACGATCTCGGTTCTCTCCAATGAATACGGCTTCTATTCTTTATCGCTGCCACAGGGAAATTATACCGTCATCGTTTCTAACCCGGGCTACAAAGATTTTCAGCAGAGTGTAACAGTAGATACCAATACAAAACTGGATCTGCAGCCGGATCCTGCAGAAAGGCAGGATGAGGAAGAGCAAAAAATCGGGACAATAGATGAAGTTGTCATTTCCGGAATCAGGAAAGATAAAAATCTTACGTCTGCCCAGATGGGAACGGAGACTCTGAGCATTAAAAATATCGAAAAACTCCCGGTCTTATTCGGTGAAAAAGATATCATGAAAACCATTCAGCTTCTTCCGGGAATCAAAAGTAACGGTGAAGGCAGCAGTGGTTTCAGTGTAAGAGGGGGCGCCACAGATCAGAATTTAATCCTGCTTGACGAAGCTCCTGTTTATAATGCGTCTCACTTACTTGGATTTTTCAGTACGTTCAACAGTGATGCCCTGAAGGATGCCAGCATCATCAAAGGGAATAGTCCCGCTCAATATGGCGGCCGTCTTTCTTCCGTAATGGATGTTAAAATGAAAGACGGAAATAACAAAGGCTACAATGTCAACGGAGGAATCGGGCTGATCAGCAGCCGGCTGAGTGTGGAAGGACCTATCCAGAAAGAAAAATCATCATTCATCGTTTCAGGAAGGCGTACGTATGCCGATCTGTTTCTGAAGTCCACTGAAGATTTTAAGGACAGCAAACTGTATTTTTATGATCTTAATTTAAAAGCCAATTATCAGATCAATGACAACAACCGTCTGTATCTCTCGGGATACTTCGGAAGAGATGTTCTGGGGTTGGGAGATACGTTCTCTACAGACTGGGGGAATACAACAGCTACTCTGCGCTGGAACAGTATTATCAACAGTAAATTGTTTTCAAATACTTCTTTTATTTACAGTAATTACAATTATAAGGTAAGCCTTCAGAGCAATGATAATACTTTCGGACTGAATTCCCAGATCGAAGACTGGAATCTGAAGCAGGATTTCACCTGGTTTGCAGGAAATAAGCATTCTGTACGTTTCGGGCTGCAATCTATTTACCACACCATTACACCGAGCAGCGCATCAGGAACGAGTGTAAGCAGCTTCCCGAGAAATCCCAGAAAATCCTGGGAAAATGCTCTCTACATCAATGATGATTTTAAAGCTTCAGAAAAGCTTACGGTGAACTATGGCTTAAGACTTTCATCATTCAGTATTTTAGGCGGAGATACTTATAATACGTATGAAAACGGAATACTTACGGATTCTGAAGTTCTGGAAAAAGGAGACTTCGGAAAAACGTATGTTAATCTTGAACCGAGAATTACGGCCAATTACCGTATCAACGGGATCAGCAGCATCAAAGGAGGCTATTCACGAAATACGCAGAACCTGCACCTTCTCAGCAACAGCAGCAGCGGAAATCCTACTGACCAGTGGATCGGAAGCAGCTACAGCGTAAAACCGGAAATTGCTGATCAGGTAAGCCTCGGGTACAGCAGGAATTTTAAGAACAATAATTACGAATTCAATGCTGAAATATATTATAAAGCGTTACAGAATCAGATTGATTTTAAAAATGGAGCCCAAATTTCATTTGATACGGCGGCAGATGTGGAAAGTGAACTGTTATTCGGTAAAGGCCGGGCTTACGGTCTGGAACTTATCGCCAAAAAGAAGAGCGGGAAACTTACTGGCTGGATTTCTTACACCTTATCCAAAACAGAGCGAAAAATTAACGGGATTAATGATAACGACTGGTACAATGCCAGAATGGATAAAACGCATGATCTTTCCGTTGTGGCAACCTACGAACTGAATAAAAAGTGGTCTTTATCCGGATTATTTGTATACAGCACGGGAAATGCCGTTACGTTCCCAACCGGAAAATATGAGCTGAACGGGCAGACCGTATTTCAATACAGCAGCCGAAATGCAGACCGAATGCCGGCCTATCACCGGATGGATCTCAGTGCCACCTATGAGCCGGATCATCATAAACGCTTTAAAGGCTCGTGGTCATTTGGCATTTACAATATCTACGGAAGAGAAAATGCATACATCATTAATTTTGAAGACAATCCTGACAAACCCGGAACAACCCGTGCTATGCAAACTTCCCTTTTCCGTTGGGTTCCCAATATTACCTATAATTTTAAATTTTAG
- a CDS encoding IS982 family transposase, producing the protein MILKDQITNIFVQIDDFCKEFAAQIKKMKKQALGDSKKRRNRTSRMSDSEIITIMIGFHLGAHKTFKHYYKEIVCGYWKDLFPTSLSYNRFIELQQRKFVVLALFLKEKCLGKCTGISFMDSTALRVCRNQRIHNHKVFKGLAERGKSSMGWFYGFKLHLVCNEKGELLSFYLTKGNVDDRNPKHIKKMTQQLFGKLFADKGYLSKALWEMLFADGIQLFTKLRKNMKNHIMKMEDKILLRKRAIIETINDELKNHCQIEHTRHRSVNNFIINILGGLTAYCFFPKKSSLNLNKVNDGQLFLQFA; encoded by the coding sequence ATGATTTTGAAAGACCAAATTACAAATATTTTTGTACAAATTGATGATTTTTGTAAAGAGTTTGCTGCTCAAATTAAAAAAATGAAAAAACAGGCCCTTGGGGATAGCAAGAAAAGAAGAAACAGAACATCCAGAATGTCTGATTCTGAAATTATCACCATCATGATAGGATTTCACTTAGGTGCCCACAAAACATTTAAGCATTATTACAAAGAAATAGTTTGTGGGTATTGGAAAGATTTATTTCCCACCAGTCTTTCATACAATCGGTTTATTGAACTTCAGCAAAGAAAATTTGTGGTTTTGGCCTTGTTTCTGAAAGAAAAATGTTTGGGAAAATGCACCGGAATAAGTTTTATGGATAGTACAGCTCTGAGAGTTTGCAGAAATCAAAGAATACACAATCATAAAGTTTTCAAAGGTTTGGCAGAACGTGGAAAATCTTCAATGGGTTGGTTTTATGGCTTTAAGCTTCATTTGGTTTGTAATGAAAAAGGAGAACTCTTATCCTTCTATTTAACAAAAGGAAATGTAGATGACCGAAATCCAAAACATATAAAAAAAATGACTCAGCAGCTGTTTGGAAAATTATTTGCAGATAAAGGATATCTTTCAAAAGCTCTATGGGAAATGCTTTTCGCTGATGGCATTCAGCTTTTTACCAAACTCCGAAAAAATATGAAAAATCATATTATGAAGATGGAAGACAAAATTTTATTAAGAAAAAGAGCAATAATTGAGACTATAAATGATGAACTTAAAAATCATTGCCAGATAGAACATACCAGACATAGAAGTGTGAACAATTTTATAATCAATATTTTGGGAGGATTAACCGCATATTGCTTCTTCCCTAAAAAATCCTCACTAAACCTCAATAAAGTAAATGACGGCCAATTGTTTTTACAATTCGCTTAA
- the xth gene encoding exodeoxyribonuclease III → MRIATYNVNGINARLPVLLQWLKETQPDIVCLQELKAPQERFPIESIRDAGYQAIWKGQKSWNGVAILSKDHEITEVQNSLPGDDEDVQSRYIEAIINQMVICCFYVPNGNPYPGPKFDYKLSWLKRLKKRTDKLIKMELPAVLIGDFNIIPTPFDVHKPERWENDALFRPEVRKAYQDLLKKGWLDSIRTLYPEEKVYTFWDYLYKAYDRNAGIRLDHILLSPYLIPDLQSGGVDSHVRGWEKSSDHAPTWIELDR, encoded by the coding sequence ATGAGAATAGCCACTTATAACGTCAATGGAATCAACGCCCGGCTGCCTGTTCTGCTTCAGTGGCTGAAAGAGACTCAGCCCGACATCGTATGCCTCCAGGAATTAAAAGCGCCTCAGGAGCGCTTTCCGATAGAGTCTATCCGGGATGCAGGATACCAGGCCATCTGGAAAGGGCAGAAAAGCTGGAATGGTGTTGCCATCCTGTCAAAAGATCATGAAATAACAGAAGTCCAGAATTCTTTACCGGGAGATGATGAAGATGTCCAAAGCCGTTATATTGAAGCGATCATTAATCAGATGGTGATCTGCTGTTTTTATGTTCCCAACGGAAATCCTTACCCGGGACCGAAATTCGATTATAAATTGTCGTGGCTGAAGCGACTGAAAAAAAGAACCGATAAACTCATCAAAATGGAACTGCCGGCTGTACTGATCGGCGACTTTAATATTATTCCGACCCCTTTTGACGTTCATAAACCGGAGCGCTGGGAAAACGATGCGCTGTTCAGACCTGAGGTCAGAAAAGCCTATCAGGACTTATTAAAAAAAGGATGGCTGGATTCTATCCGTACGCTCTACCCGGAAGAAAAAGTGTATACCTTCTGGGATTATTTATATAAAGCGTATGACCGGAATGCAGGAATACGGCTCGACCACATTCTGCTGAGTCCTTATCTTATCCCGGATTTACAATCGGGAGGAGTTGACAGTCATGTCAGAGGCTGGGAAAAAAGCAGTGATCACGCTCCCACCTGGATTGAACTTGACAGATAA
- a CDS encoding ferritin-like domain-containing protein: MNILKLLDRLSNDKFFTTEASRLETLTHIKDFGTKAAVAAVPLGLGTLMSTPAKAETVNQTVSGPTFKSALTDALQLALVLEYLEDEYYRIGLSTSGLIPNADRTVFMQISKHESAHVTFLKSTLTSLGVTPGAKPTFDFSAGGNFTPFTNYSQFLTLAQAFEDTGVRAYKGQAGNVMSNQAVLQAALQIHSVEARHASQVRRMRANKGWIELANGGNMPAATNPVYAGEDVTMQAGFNTATAFGAAAGSAAYDEVLSGSDAQAIASLFIV; encoded by the coding sequence ATGAACATCTTAAAATTATTAGACAGACTTTCTAACGATAAATTCTTCACCACCGAAGCATCAAGATTAGAAACCCTTACCCATATTAAAGATTTCGGTACCAAAGCGGCTGTTGCAGCGGTTCCTCTTGGCTTGGGGACTTTAATGTCAACACCTGCGAAAGCTGAAACGGTAAATCAGACGGTTTCGGGTCCTACCTTTAAAAGTGCTTTAACGGACGCTTTACAACTGGCCCTGGTTTTAGAGTATCTGGAAGATGAATATTACAGGATAGGACTTTCGACCTCGGGTCTTATCCCAAATGCTGACCGTACCGTTTTCATGCAGATCTCCAAACACGAGTCGGCCCATGTTACATTTCTCAAAAGCACATTAACTTCTCTGGGAGTAACTCCGGGCGCAAAACCTACTTTTGATTTTTCAGCGGGTGGGAACTTTACGCCTTTCACCAATTACAGTCAGTTTTTGACGCTGGCCCAGGCATTTGAAGATACCGGTGTGAGAGCATATAAAGGACAGGCAGGAAATGTTATGTCTAATCAGGCTGTTTTACAGGCTGCTTTACAGATTCATTCGGTAGAAGCAAGACATGCTTCTCAGGTACGCCGGATGAGAGCCAACAAAGGCTGGATAGAACTGGCTAATGGAGGAAATATGCCGGCGGCAACCAATCCCGTATATGCGGGTGAGGATGTAACGATGCAGGCAGGCTTCAATACAGCCACTGCTTTTGGAGCAGCAGCAGGTTCAGCAGCTTATGATGAAGTCCTCAGTGGAAGTGACGCACAGGCAATAGCATCTTTGTTTATTGTTTAA
- a CDS encoding ferritin-like domain-containing protein: MKKTINVSNQGVTLDTGRRNFLKLSGIGLAMAGLALVGCDDNDDFLIIDENVFDLGVGDVGILNYAYALEQLEADFYTKVVNNFYTGISSAEKEVFTDLYHHEVIHRDFFKAAISGATSNVLPTLEFQYPNVNFNDRNSVLATAKALEDTGVAAYNGAGKYITNPTYLVIAGKIVSVEARHASAIRNLINPGSADFSGDDVIDANGLDVAKEPKDVVTAAGGFFKTPFTWKERGIN, translated from the coding sequence ATGAAAAAAACTATTAATGTTTCCAATCAGGGGGTAACCTTAGATACCGGAAGAAGAAATTTCTTAAAACTTAGCGGCATAGGACTCGCCATGGCAGGCCTCGCTCTTGTAGGCTGTGACGACAATGATGATTTCCTGATCATTGATGAAAATGTATTTGATCTTGGAGTAGGCGATGTGGGTATTCTGAATTATGCTTATGCTCTTGAGCAGCTTGAAGCCGATTTTTATACTAAAGTCGTTAACAATTTTTACACCGGGATCTCCAGTGCAGAGAAAGAGGTTTTCACAGACCTTTACCATCATGAAGTAATTCACAGAGATTTTTTCAAAGCGGCTATCAGCGGTGCCACTTCGAATGTATTGCCTACGCTGGAATTTCAGTATCCTAATGTAAACTTCAATGACCGGAATTCTGTCCTTGCTACAGCAAAAGCTTTGGAAGATACGGGAGTAGCCGCATATAATGGTGCAGGAAAGTACATTACCAACCCTACTTATCTGGTTATTGCAGGAAAGATTGTTTCGGTGGAAGCCAGACATGCTTCAGCGATAAGAAATTTAATCAATCCCGGATCTGCAGATTTTTCCGGTGATGATGTGATCGATGCCAACGGACTGGACGTGGCCAAAGAACCGAAAGATGTGGTAACGGCAGCCGGAGGTTTTTTCAAAACGCCTTTCACATGGAAAGAGAGAGGTATCAACTAA
- a CDS encoding fasciclin domain-containing protein, whose protein sequence is MNTRSTIAVFAMMTLSFAFSGNVAAQSMKEKTVMVGGAAMYPSKNIIENAVNSKDHKTLVAAVKAAGLVETLQGAGPFTVLAPTDAAFAKLPKGTVENLVKPENKEMLTKILTYHVLAGKYNAKEIWAAVKAGNGMSRMKTVQGEELTFWTKGKNLYVKDAKGNSAKVTIADVNQSNGVIHVIDTVLMP, encoded by the coding sequence ATGAACACTAGATCCACAATCGCAGTTTTTGCAATGATGACCTTATCATTCGCTTTCAGCGGAAACGTAGCTGCACAATCGATGAAAGAAAAAACGGTAATGGTAGGAGGCGCCGCCATGTATCCGTCAAAAAATATTATTGAAAATGCTGTCAATTCCAAGGACCACAAGACGCTGGTTGCAGCTGTAAAAGCAGCCGGATTGGTAGAAACTTTACAGGGAGCGGGTCCTTTCACCGTTTTGGCACCTACAGACGCTGCCTTTGCAAAACTACCGAAAGGAACTGTTGAAAATTTAGTTAAGCCTGAGAATAAGGAAATGCTTACCAAGATTCTGACATACCATGTTCTGGCAGGAAAATACAATGCAAAAGAGATATGGGCTGCCGTGAAGGCAGGAAACGGAATGAGCAGAATGAAAACAGTGCAGGGGGAAGAACTTACTTTCTGGACCAAAGGAAAAAATCTGTATGTAAAAGATGCCAAAGGAAACAGCGCAAAAGTAACAATTGCTGATGTTAATCAGTCCAACGGGGTTATACATGTGATAGATACGGTTTTGATGCCGTAA
- a CDS encoding RNA polymerase sigma factor gives MNRKIFAIKTNYSEEQLIVLLKEKNETGFHHLYDNYSGALYGVILRIVQSKEYTEEIIQDVFVKIWNSIHQYDSVKGRFYTWMINIARNTAIDYLKSKGFQNELKNQPLPDFVYNSAELSTTNHSSDFIGFNHVLEKLEVDKQELIDLAYYQGYTQNEISEKLKIPLGTVKTKMRNALIKLKDLLKDYQ, from the coding sequence TTGAATAGAAAAATATTCGCTATTAAAACAAACTATTCGGAAGAGCAACTCATCGTTTTATTGAAAGAAAAAAACGAGACCGGTTTTCATCATTTGTATGATAACTATTCCGGTGCGTTGTATGGAGTGATTCTGCGAATTGTACAGTCTAAAGAATACACCGAAGAAATAATTCAGGATGTATTTGTCAAAATATGGAATTCTATCCATCAGTATGATTCTGTGAAAGGAAGATTTTATACCTGGATGATCAATATTGCCAGAAATACGGCTATAGATTATCTAAAATCAAAAGGTTTTCAGAACGAATTAAAAAACCAACCGCTACCGGATTTCGTATATAACTCTGCAGAGCTTTCAACGACCAATCATTCTTCCGATTTTATCGGTTTCAATCATGTCCTGGAAAAACTGGAGGTTGATAAACAGGAGCTTATCGATTTGGCATACTATCAGGGATATACCCAAAACGAAATATCCGAAAAACTGAAAATACCGCTGGGAACGGTTAAAACGAAGATGCGGAATGCACTGATAAAATTAAAGGATTTGTTAAAAGATTATCAATAA
- a CDS encoding anti-sigma factor yields the protein MNTKEYISSGIIESYILGFASPEEAGILECVMKNNAEVKAAFEEAQKTLENLATAQAVRPPDDLKSKIWNKIQQEQTVEEISSVISADIPAATPQEEIRIQGNGNNNWKVYAIAASALFLVSVAGNLFWMNDQSETKSALAKLRTEQQYQNIAYQKMEQKWKMMSNPDMKMVMLKGVEKHPDTKAMVFWDKNSKEVYLSAEELPKAPEGMQYQLWAIADGKPVSAGMYTEEKDSKTALAQIPQAQAFAITLEKQGGVKFLLWKICLSWERSRITLK from the coding sequence TTGAACACTAAAGAGTACATATCATCCGGAATTATAGAATCTTATATTCTAGGTTTTGCTTCCCCAGAGGAAGCAGGAATTTTGGAGTGTGTGATGAAGAACAATGCGGAGGTGAAAGCTGCCTTTGAGGAAGCACAAAAAACATTGGAAAACCTGGCTACAGCTCAGGCTGTAAGGCCCCCAGATGATTTGAAATCAAAAATCTGGAATAAAATTCAACAGGAACAGACTGTTGAAGAAATATCATCTGTAATTTCTGCAGATATACCGGCTGCAACGCCGCAGGAAGAAATCAGAATTCAGGGAAATGGAAATAACAATTGGAAAGTCTACGCGATTGCGGCATCAGCACTGTTTCTGGTAAGTGTTGCCGGGAATCTTTTCTGGATGAATGATCAGTCCGAAACAAAGTCTGCTCTGGCTAAACTCAGGACAGAACAGCAGTATCAGAATATTGCTTATCAGAAAATGGAGCAGAAATGGAAGATGATGTCTAATCCTGATATGAAAATGGTGATGCTGAAAGGTGTCGAAAAGCATCCTGATACAAAAGCCATGGTTTTCTGGGATAAGAATTCAAAAGAAGTATATCTGAGTGCTGAAGAACTTCCTAAAGCTCCGGAAGGAATGCAGTATCAGCTGTGGGCGATCGCAGACGGAAAACCCGTAAGTGCCGGAATGTATACCGAAGAAAAGGACAGTAAAACAGCGCTTGCCCAAATTCCGCAGGCTCAGGCATTTGCCATTACTCTTGAAAAACAGGGGGGAGTGAAGTTCCTACTATGGAAAATATGTTTGTCATGGGAGCGATCTAGAATTACACTGAAATAA
- a CDS encoding cold-shock protein, with translation MQEGTVKFFNETKGFGFISPTDGSKDIFVHSSGLSTRTIRENDKVTFDVQEGNKGLNAVNVKLA, from the coding sequence ATGCAAGAAGGCACCGTAAAATTTTTTAACGAAACAAAAGGTTTCGGATTTATTTCTCCAACAGATGGAAGCAAAGATATCTTTGTACACTCTTCAGGATTAAGCACAAGAACAATTCGTGAAAACGATAAAGTAACTTTTGACGTTCAAGAAGGTAACAAAGGATTAAACGCAGTTAACGTAAAGTTAGCTTAA
- a CDS encoding cold shock domain-containing protein produces MGDSFSKKENFKKKVQKQKEKAIRREERKENNNKGKDLTDMFLYVDEYGRLTSTPPTTDREEINLTEIQLGAAPIEEEEVRKSGIVTFFSEKGYGFITEDNTKENVFFHNNNCNEPIKKGNKVSYEKEKSPKGFSAVDIQIIK; encoded by the coding sequence ATGGGGGATTCTTTCTCTAAAAAAGAAAATTTCAAGAAAAAAGTTCAAAAGCAAAAAGAAAAAGCAATAAGACGCGAAGAACGTAAAGAAAATAACAATAAAGGCAAAGATCTTACAGATATGTTTTTATACGTTGACGAATACGGAAGATTAACATCCACACCTCCTACGACAGACCGTGAGGAAATAAACCTGACGGAAATTCAGCTGGGAGCAGCTCCTATTGAGGAAGAAGAAGTGAGAAAATCAGGTATCGTTACGTTTTTCAGTGAAAAGGGTTATGGTTTTATTACAGAAGACAACACTAAAGAAAATGTGTTCTTCCATAATAACAATTGCAATGAACCCATAAAAAAAGGAAACAAAGTATCCTACGAAAAAGAAAAATCTCCAAAAGGTTTCTCTGCCGTAGATATACAGATCATAAAATAA
- a CDS encoding DEAD/DEAH box helicase, with protein MNFKNLNLINPIIRAVTETGYSKPTEIQHSAIPHILMRRDILGCAPSGSGKTAAYAMPVLQLLKKNTTEHKEIRTLILTSTSERVLQIEEDIMVYSKYLPLSLLSITDGASTGSHLAALRKRVDILISSPEKLLDLVNQRPVDLSKIEILILDETDHMLDLRFVSDLKAILALTPKKKQTLFFSTVMEDHIRKFAEGILKNPVEITVSPKQLTDQADEPPVYFGEKKNDLTSGALQDLSILSTPKQNKTFQYIN; from the coding sequence ATGAATTTTAAAAATTTAAATTTAATAAATCCTATTATTCGTGCTGTTACAGAAACGGGGTATTCAAAGCCTACGGAAATACAGCATTCCGCGATTCCACATATCTTAATGAGAAGAGATATCTTAGGATGTGCACCCTCGGGTTCAGGAAAGACAGCAGCCTATGCAATGCCGGTCCTGCAGCTTTTGAAGAAAAACACGACCGAACATAAAGAAATAAGAACATTAATATTAACTTCAACCAGCGAAAGAGTCCTGCAGATTGAAGAAGATATTATGGTATACAGCAAATATTTACCTTTATCATTGCTTTCTATTACCGATGGAGCATCTACGGGAAGTCACCTGGCTGCCCTTAGAAAAAGAGTAGATATTTTGATCTCATCTCCGGAAAAATTACTAGATTTAGTCAATCAAAGACCTGTTGATCTTTCTAAAATCGAAATACTGATTCTGGATGAAACCGACCATATGCTTGATTTGAGGTTTGTAAGTGATTTAAAAGCGATCCTTGCACTGACTCCTAAAAAGAAACAGACCTTATTTTTCTCCACGGTAATGGAGGATCATATCAGAAAGTTTGCGGAAGGTATACTTAAAAACCCTGTAGAAATTACAGTAAGTCCAAAACAGCTAACAGATCAGGCCGATGAGCCGCCCGTTTATTTTGGTGAAAAAAAAAATGATCTGACTAGCGGTGCATTACAAGACTTGTCTATTTTGAGTACACCAAAACAAAATAAAACATTTCAATATATTAATTAA